Proteins encoded within one genomic window of Triticum aestivum cultivar Chinese Spring chromosome 2D, IWGSC CS RefSeq v2.1, whole genome shotgun sequence:
- the LOC123055167 gene encoding 30S ribosomal protein S7, chloroplastic, giving the protein MSRRGTAEKRTAKSDPIFRNRLVNMVVNRIMKDGKKSLAYQILYRAVKKIQQKTETNPLLVLRQAIRRVTPNIGVKTRRNKKGSTRKVPIEIGSKQGRALAIRWLLEASQKRPGRNMAFKLSSELVDAAKGSGGAIRKKEATHRMAEANRALAHFR; this is encoded by the coding sequence ATGTCACGTCGAGGTACTGCAGAAAAAAGAACTGCAAAATCCGATCCAATTTTTCGTAATCGATTAGTTAACATGGTGGTTAACCGTATTATGAAAGACGGAAAAAAATCATTGGCTTATCAAATTCTCTATCGAGCCGTGAAAAAGATTCAACAAAAGACAGAAACAAATCCACTATTGGTTTTACGTCAAGCaatacgtagagtaactcccaatatAGGAGTAAAAACAAGACGTAATAAAAAAGGATCGACGCGGAAAGTTCCGATTGAAATAGGATCtaaacaaggaagagcacttgcCATTCGTTGGTTATTAGAAGCATCCCAAAAGCGTCCGGGTCGAAATATGGCTTTCAAATTAAGTTCCGAATTAGTAGATGCTGCCAAAGGGAGTGGGGGTGCCATACGCAAAAAGGAAGCGACTCATAGAATGGCAGAGGCAAATAGAGCTCTTGCACATTTTCGTTAA
- the LOC100049018 gene encoding ribulose bisphosphate carboxylase large chain (The RefSeq protein has 3 substitutions compared to this genomic sequence) — MSPQTETKAGVGFKAGVKDYKLTYYTPEYETKDTDILAAFRVSPQPGVPPEEAGAAVAAESSTGTWTTVWTDGLTSLDRYKGRCYHIEPVAGEDSQWICYVAYPLDLFEEGSVTNMFTSIVGNVFGFKALRALRLEDLRIPPTYSKTFQGPPHGIQVERDKLNKYGRPLLGCTIKPKLGLSAKNYGRACYECLRGGLDFTKDDENVNSQPFMRWRDRFVFCAEAIYKSQAETGEIKGHYLNATAGTCEEMIKRAVFARELGVPIVMHDYLTGGFTANTTLAHYCRDNGLLLHIHRAMHAVIDRQKNHGMHFRVLAKALRMSGGDHIHSGTVVGKLEGEREMTLGFVDLLRDDFIEKDRARGIFFTQDWVSMPGVIPVASGGIHVWHMPALTEIFGDDSVLQFGGGTLGHPWGNAPGAAANRVALEACVQARNEGRDLAREGNEIIRAACKWSPELAAACEVWKAIKFEFEPVDTIDK; from the coding sequence ATGTCACCACAAACAGAAACTAAAGCAGGTGTTGGATTTAAAGCTGGTGTTAAAGATTATAAATTGACTTACTACACCCCAGAGTATGAAACTAAGGATACTGATATCTTGGCAGCATTCCGAGTAAGTCCTCAGCCTGGGGTTCCGCCCGAAGAAGCAGGGGCTGCAGTAGCTGCCGAATCTTCTACTGGTACATGGAAAACTGTTTGGACTGATGGACTTACCAGTCTTGATCGTTACAAAGGACGATGCTATCACATCGAGCCTGTTGCTGGGGAAGACAGCCAATGGATCTGTTATGTAGCTTATCCATTAGACCTATTTGAAGAGGGTTCCGTTACTAACATGTTTACTTCCATTGTAGGTAACGTATTTGGTTTCAAAGCCCTACGTGCTCTACGTTTGGAGGATCTACGAATTCCCCCTACTTATTCAAAAACTTTCCAAGGCCCGCCTCATGGTATCCAAGTTGAAAGAGATAAGTTGAACAAGTATGGTCGTCCTTTATTGGGATGTACTATTAAACCAAAATTGGGATTATCCGCAAAAAATTATGGTAGAGCGTGTTATGAGTGTCTACGTGGTGGACTTGATTTTACCAAAGATGATGAAAACGTAAACTCACAACCATTTATGCGCTGGAGAGACCGTTTTGTCTTTTGTGCCGAAGCTATTTATAAATCACAGGCCGAAACCGGTGAAATCAAGGGGCATTACTTGAAAGCGACTGCGGGTACATGTGAAGAAATGATTAAGAGAGCTGTATTTGCAAGAGAATTAGGGGTTCCTATTGTAATGCATGACTACTTAACTGGGGGATTCACCGCAAATACTACTTTGGCTCATTATTGCCGCGACAATGGCCTACTTCTTCACATTCACCGTGCAATGCATGCAGTTATTGATAGACAGAAAAATCATGGTATGCATTTCCGTGTATTAGCTAAAGCATTGCGTATGTCTGGGGGAGATCATATCCACTCCGGTACAGTAGTAGGTAAGTTAGAAGGGGAACGCGAAATGACTTTAGGTTTTGTTGATTTATTGCGCGATGATTTTATTGAAAAAGATCGTGCTCGCGGTATCTTTTTCACTCAGGACTGGGTATCCATGCCAGGTGTTATACCGGTAGCTTCAGGTGGTATTCATGTTTGGCATATGCCAGCTCTGACCGAAATCTTTGGGGACGATTCTGTATTACAATTTGGTGGAGGAACTTTAGGACATCCTTGGGGAAATGCACCTGGTGCAGCAGCTAATCGAGTGGCTTTAGAAGCCTGTGTACAAGCTCGTAACGAAGGGCGCGATCTTACTCGCGAAGGTAATGAAATTATCCGAGCAGCTTGCAAATGGAGTCCTGAACTAGCCGCAGCTTGTGAAGTATGGAAGGCGATCAAATTCGAGTTCGAGCCGGTAGATACTATTGATAAGTAG
- the LOC123056111 gene encoding ATP synthase subunit beta, chloroplastic-like, translated as MRTNPTTSPPGASTIEEKSTGRIDQIIGPVLDVTFPPGKLPYIYNALVVQSRDTDDKQINVTCEVQQLLGNNRVRAVAMSATDGLMRGMEVIDTGAPLSVPVGGATLGRIFNVLGEPVDNLGPVDISATFPIHRSAPAFIELDTKLSIFETGIKVVDLLAPYRRGGKIGLFGGAGVGKTVLIMELINNIAKAHGGVSVFGGVGERTREGNDLYMEMKESGVINEKNIEESKVALVYGQMNEPPGARMRVGLTALTMAEYFRDVNKQDVLLFIDNIFRFVQAGSEVSALLGRMPSAVGYQPTLSTEKGSITSIQAVYVPADDLTDPAPATTFAHLDATTVLSRGLASKGIYPAVDPLDSTSTMLLDQDSSISLSYDSLLLTSIKP; from the coding sequence ATGAGAACCAATCCTACTACTTCTCCTCCCGGGGCTTCCACAATTGAAGAAAAAAGTACAGgtcgtatcgatcaaattattggaCCCGTGCTGGATGTCACTTTTCCCCCAGGCAAGTTACCTTATATTTATAACGCTTTGGTAGTCCAGAGTAGAGACACTGACGATAAGCAAATTAATGTGACTTGTGAGGTACAACAATTATTAGGAAATAATCGAGTTAGAGCTGTAGCTATGAGTGCTACGGACGGGTTGATGAGAGGAATGGAAGTGATTGACACGGGAGCTCCTCTCAGTGTTCCGGTCGGTGGAGCTACTCTTGGACGAATTTTCAACGTTCTTGGGGAGCCTGTTGACAATTTGGGTCCTGTAGATATTAGTGCAACGTTCCCTATTCATAGATCTGCGCCTGCCTTTATCGAGTTAGATACGAAATTATCCATCTTTGAAACAGGTATTAAGGTCGTCGATCTTTTAGCTCCTTATCGACGTGGaggaaaaataggactatttgggGGGGCTGGAGTAGGTAAAACAGTACTGATCATGGAATTAATCAATAACATTGCTAAAGCTCATGGGGGCGTATCCGTATTCGGTGGAGTAGGGGAACGGACTCGTGAAGGAAATGATCTTTATATGGAAATGAAGGAATCCGGAGTAATTAATGAAAAAAATATTGAGGAATCAAAGGTAGCTCTAGTCTATGGCCAAATGAATGAACCACCGGGAGCTCGTATGAGAGTTGGTTTAACTGCCCTAACTATGGCGGAATATTTCCGAGATGTTAATAAGCAAGACGTGCTTTTATTTATCGATAATATCTTTCGTTTTGTTCAAGCAGGATCAGAGGTATCCGCTTTATTAGGGAGAATGCCCTCCGCAGTGGGTTATCAACCTACTCTTAGTACAGAAAAGGGATCTATAACTTCGATTCAAGCAGTTTATGTACCTGCAGACGATTTGACCGACCCTGCCCCTGCCACAACATTTGCACATTTGGATGCTACTACCGTACTTTCCAGAGGATTAGCTTCCAAGGGTATTTATCCAGCAGTAGATCCTTTAGATTCAACCTCGACTATGTTACTCGATCAGGATAGCTCAATTTCTTTAAGTTACGACTCTTTGCTGCTTACTTCTATCAAGCCATAG